The genomic stretch ctcttgatttttacatggtttaaattatgttcagctttaaaaacaatgcatacagtagggcacagtcgacagtgacaattttcggataaacttcctggtttttgtctaaggtaaattaaaataagtttttcatttgtttttctcattaaaaaaaatcaaagttggtctTAAAGGATGGAATTTGatgtttaatgaatctattacacaaatcatgatgtttgtatgagccgTTTATAATTGCCGGTTGTAACGACGATTTTAGACgctgtttatgtgtctgtttgcctaggtagttgtcaaaatcttaaacacttttcaatttatatatatatataatgacaatattaacatttcgttgaacaatttacggGCATATATTCCCTTAGACgttttctactttcattttatgtacttaaaattattgtattacatttaacagaatgtgaactgagcaaggttgtattaaaaactaatatcaaatttatgttgcaaatctttgtgcaatctcacaatgacaggttagcgatgacaactccatgcgaaatgatagcattaatgcatttgtcaggaatgtgtttaattacaatgaatatttgattatttttattggaacatatttaaatgtttctatttttgtcaaaatttatagttttagatgtcaatattaatggttgtgttcatgatcacgtttaacatgaaagcaatgatgatctaagattcataacaacaaataaagaaagtagaaagaaaaaatatctttctcataaagcacgaccaactacacaaatatgtggtaatgctttgaaactttatattttcaatgaattgtcagacatgaccaagaggttgcagcttaagaaatctgtatcttgtgttgtttttccaattagtctgtcatccataggtaatatattaagtatgagaagggaatatttttttacatttttgttgtttctgcacaccatgtcagatacatgaaaatatattgtatgcccccaacgggcggcatatagttttcgcactgtccgtctgtcagtctttcTGGCCTCCGTAACACTTTTcgtgttcactctctaattcaagtagttctaatcagatctccaaacttggtcagaagttgcatccggataatgtctaggtcaatacgaacatgggtcatgccgggcctaAAAATTAtatagggtcacttagtgcgtatcaaacattcagcatggtgtccgctctctaattcgagtagttttcatccgatctttcccaaactttgtcagaagttgtatctacataatgtctacACCATGTGTGAACATGgggcatgccgggcaaaaaactagttcactgggtcacttagtgcgttttaaacattcagcttgatgcccgctctctaattcaagtagttttcatctgatcttcaccaaacttgttcacaggttttatctagatggtctctaggccaagttcgaacatgcatacaaagaattggcagaaaaaacccatctacaaactgcagcagatgacatatgtaacaaacaaaatttaaatattgaacacctgttatgtagcaaactaatagttaaataaaataaaggcgatgtatatctcaaaaacatttacacaattatgcttttatgtagtgacaaagttactgttgggggcatccgtgtcgtgtggacacatgtatttcattaatgataaacaactcgttcatagtgatctaactataaaatattctttacacgatactaaatacataaatacattgtattgtatgcctgctAATATTGTTGTCTTAAAATATTATCACTTATACTTTTGTAGTTCATTTAAACATCAGGATATGTGATGTTAacgtatgtgttcatgttatgcttgtatttgatttatttttacatgtaaatgaatattttggtgtttaaagTTCAATCTATAGTGAGTTAATTAGTGAcgtgtgccattaaatatgtagtgcttattgctttaattttgttttagttaaaaatcatgtttttgaatatctacgtatgaaatgcactagtgaatttggtttgacacttatgcgtagattaataatatattaacttcaaatacagtgttgatcacaaacagcatgtatatgcaatccacaaattactctttccatagcaactgtaaacttaatgttttttgtttattaaatgttatcaatcatggaacaaaattgaattgctaaataaacaaaataatgtctggcactacagacacacaacacaaattgtatcatgaggatttattcgttttagttttaagttcatagctgtacaaaatgttcaatttctgaatacacacctttttccagaaaatgtgcatatatttatgtatataattaacatgttaatgaTGTTACATATCTGcccagaacatattttgttgattttctgtgctttttttttttgcttaaattctttaaaatagtaataaatatgaaaaaagaacattttttgttcccatggcaaccatgagtatttaTGGATTAATATAAGTACAATTAAttccgtactttgaaattaattatgttatccagatacgcgatcaatggagatattttcaacacaaactgatcagcataacatgtaccgatactggttgaataaggacgtcatttcatccaaaacgggcattcagcatttatgacacacacaaagtgacagacccagatgggtcataatctcgttcccagccacatatcttcaccgcctatgtaggaTGGCCATAACTTAATGATCGACTATCcattgtgactttttgaaaaatgcagctgcagccttgatttttataaacctgtttataataatgcatacacatactaaatcaataaaaagctTCCGACacaacgtcttcttaaaaaaagatagtttgactatgtataaagatattgacatctatatacatagtcgaactatcttttttaagaactaaacttcttcccaagcacactaaatctagccctaggccttcagcgcctacggcgctttgattgTATTTAGTTATAAAAGTACATATGAGTTTTTAATATTGGTCTCAAAAAGATATTACGCGGTAAAAATGACCGACggtgtataaaacaaaacatcattaTAGATCGTTTATTCATTTCTTCACAcatctttttttatttcagaagaAAAGAAAATAGAAGcaaaggttttaataaaaatagacTTACCTGTTAAACTTGTTAATATGCACAATACGTATGAATATTAGTTTGCAACATTATCAACACTTGAGTAGCAACTAAAAggtatttgttcatttaaatgtattgtGCATGGTGATGTTAAATACAGTAAATCATGGATATATAATATATCCTTCGATGGGCAATGACATCCCGAAAACGCAATTAACTTCATAGATCGCAGGGTTTGATTTTGTATCTAAATATTAGCCTCGCTCTGTATAAAGGAGGTTTAGTGcatatgcgtacagtgtcgtccaagattaataTGTGCATTGCGCAACACAATATCATCAaagcgaaaagtatcgtccctgattagcctgtacggacttcacaggctaatctgggacgatacttgacgcacatgcattaaactcccttgtcacagagagtgtctcatatatatttttttctgacaGTCAAGCGATGTGTGTTCGGATTCCGAAAAAATCAGTGGCGAAAAAATCTGTTACGACAAAATCAGTGACGACTTTCGCAAGATCCATGTCAACCCCGATCATTTTAATTCATTTGATGACGTGATGTCAGCCATAAGGCAACAAGGGGTGGAAACATGCAACGTTATTTTCGGTTAGTTTTctgatttttgttttgattttcagCATATGTTTCTCGAAACATGTACCGAAAGGAGTAAGAAAAAAAGAAGATATAAAAGAAAAGGTTGTTCACgaacatatttgaaaaaacaaaGAAGAACAGAGAAAAATGCGCACACACAAAATGTTAAACCAAatgaatttgttttattgtatataaactgaatttttttttgcttaaagcAATCATTTCTGTATTTCTAAGTTTATTTTACTGATTTTACAATATTGCATTATCACCAAAGTTGAAGTGCTCGTTTTTCTTCGGTTAGTATTTAACCACATTTCATCGCCATCATAACATTCGTAGTTTTGCGCTGCACATTTTTAAAATAAGGGGATAGTGTTTGATGTGCTGTAGACAAATTATGAGCAGTGATCAAGATAAATTCATAAATTGTGCAACAAATTATTTACTTTTGTATTAATTACATACATTTCAGCGTGATAGCAACACGTATAGATTGATGATGCATAATatttaaagcaaaaacaaatcAATATACTTTAAATTATGTGTACTTCAGAATCTTGTTATCAAAGGTGATACAGTATATTTAACCATGTTAAGTAATAAGCGATAAtattctttatttgttttcaatgatTCTGCTGGTTCACTTTTTGTTGCTGTTTCCAGACTGTGAACAATGCTAAATTTGTGAATAAAATGAATAAACTCGAGGATTAAGGACGACAATGAATCAATTGTATTATGTGCATATGAGTGCCATCTAAAATGTGTACCTTAACGGCTGTGGCAATATTGGAGTAAAATGCAGCAGCATTATTTAATATATCTGCATAACAAATGTCTTTAACTattatgtaattaatatgtgatgTGATGATTGTCTAGGCTAACAAATCTTTTCTAAGGCCGCCTAGTTAGAAATACTAAATATCCAGTTAAATTGTGTAAAATTCACTTTGAAGAATAACCACTCAGCGTGTTACAATTTAACAAAGCGCATGTTCTTGTGCAACAGAAGTATCCGTTTATTTCAAGCAATTGACTATACCCTCAGCAATTCGACAAATGGCAGCAAAACATTTGGTGGGAAAAGCCTGCATGAATTGTCGTGTGTGAATCCATATCAAAAGGTAAATTGTTATTTCACATAAtcaaaatatgaattatatttggttattttgtgtgtgtttatagattgatttaataaCTCGGTGATAACTATGCTTTCATCGTAGAGATgcatattattttcaaacaagaactgttttactttttaaattgaattatatGTTCAGCTTAGTTTGGCGTGGTCTTGTTACTTTGGGCAAGTGGATTCAGATAACCCAAAGGAGACACTAGCTATTAAATTTGGACCAACATCAAACGTAGCGATCCTAATTTGACGCGAATACAGGACAGTGAACGTACTTACAACTTTGAATGTTAAAACCAAATCAACAAATGTTTAATTTCATAGGTGATAACTGCAATCGGTGAAACCATTGACCCAATGAGAGGAGAGAATGAAAACATACATGCATTTGGCTTCGGTGACAATGAAGTAAAAGACAAACATGTATTTCCGCTAAGTCCGGTATGAGAGCATTCAATATACGAATATGATCttcttacaaaaataattattctaCCACAACACACATGACTACAACTACTTCTAGAACTACTACGACCACCAGTTCATTTTCTACTATTAATACCTCTAAGATACAAAAAGCTACTTCtgcacctactactactactactactactactactactactactactactactactactactactactactagtactactactacttctaatactactactactactactactactactactactactactactactactactactactactactactactactactactactactactactactactactactactactactactactacaacgacgactactactactactactactactactactactactactactactactgcaactactactactacttctactactacagctactactactacaactactactactactactactactactactactactactactactactactactactactactactactactactactactactactactactactactacttctactactactactactactactactactactactactactactactactactactactactactactactgctactactactactatactactactactactgctactactactactactactactactacttctactactactactactactactactactactactactactactactactactactactactactactactactactactactactactactactactactactactactactactactactactactactactactactactactactactactactactactactactactactactactacgactactacaaataataataataattataataataataataataataataataataataataataataataataataataaaagtactaAAAGTATAAAAATACTTAAAGTTATCTAATACTGATACTATTCGTACGTTTACAAAAAACTAATTCTTGCATTAGACAAGATGTAATTTGTGCATACAATCATTTAGTTTCAGccgaattttatttaataaaaacaaatgtctTTAACATTTACAGGAACCGTGTTCTTCATTTTACGACATTTTGTGTGCTtataacacaaaaacaaaacatgtcaagTTTGGTGGCCCCACAAGCTTCGTACCCGTTATAACAGAGGCAATTCGCATAGTGAAGGAAACGGGCAAGGTGTTTAACCCCAGGATTATTTTAAGTaatcgacattcaaaaataaaattgctCGATTTACTCTCTTGGGAATTCAAAATCATGTTTTTGTGTCAACTTTAGGACTTTTAAGCAAATTCTTTAATAACAAGATTCAGTTAAAGCCAATCAGTTGTTTCATTTGAAATTCTCTAATTTCAGTACCACATACTTATTATAGTCGCCGATGGTGAAGTCACCGAAGAGCGGAACAGTCTCCAGGCAATCATCGAATTCTCTGACTATGCCCTTTCTATTGTGGTAATAGGCGTAGGAGACGGGCCATGGGAACTTATGAAAGAATGGGATGACTTGGAGAATTTTAACAACAAAGTAGCTGTCAAAGGGTTATCTGCCAGGAGATTTGACAATTTTCAGTCTGTGAATTACCACAAAATCACCCACGAGGCAAATAATACCGTCGTTGCCCTAGCGCTTGCCGCACTGATGGAAATACCAGATCAGTATAAGTTTATCAAGGAAAACATATTAgttaatatttaatgtttgtcAAGGAAAATATATTGGTTAATGTTTAATGCACATtaagaatgtttatttaaaaaatattttggttaatGTGTTATGTACATCAAGAAAGTTTATCAAGGAATACTTATTGGTTAATTTTTAATGCATAACAACAAAGTTTATTAAGGAAAACCTACTGCTTAATTTTTACTAAACACAACAAAATATCAAGGACAATCtatttgttaatgttaaatgCACACCAACAAAGTTAATCAAGGAGAACATATTTGTACACGTGTAATGCACAACAATACAACTATCAAGGAAAGCATTTTCGTTAATGTTTAAGGCACATAAACGCAGTTTATAAATGGAACACTATTAGTTAATTTTTAATGCACATTTACAGAGATTATCAAGGAAAACCTATTGCTCAATGTTTCTTGCAAAGCAAGGCATAAAATTGAGTTGATAAGTTCTTGGACTTGATGTAAATAAGGCATGCTTATAATCTCAAGACAATTTGCATAATTAAGTCTTAAGGTTATTATTGCTTAGATATACATATTTGAAGTTTAACATTTCTGTTACTTTTGTCGAATACGGTTTAACCGACTAGTGATATATTTTCTCATAGAGAGCTTTATAAATGTTAAGTTTGTGTTCATGATTTTGGCAGAAATACTCATACCTTATGTTAATTAGCATGTACAATATTAGACTTGCTGATAAAAACTGATATGCTGTTATTATTGGCATTTTGCATCTAAGTTTTCTTGCATGTAAATTTATCGGACTCTAACTCAAGGTACCTTTGAATCCTGTTAACTTTATGGACAAAACTGAGTGCCTGTAAAccttattattttgaactgttgaTAGTATCTGATCCTTGCATCTGCTGGCAAACGTTTATAAGAAGTAAAAACAGTTTAATGGAAATTTCTTTTCAAGATCGATGTGTTTTTGATGATTTGTAAATCATTATTTGCGGACATTTAATTACAAAGAATTCATTAATTGCACATCGAGATATGTTTTCTTTCAGCTTCGGAAAGTGTTGAGGTCTCGCATTTATATAATTCCAAACGCATGATATTAGTTGATAGTTTCTATTCACATGCTATACCTCTGAGACATACATACACATCATGATATAGGGCCATCTTTGTGGTACTTAGCTGCAACGTAACGAGAATCTTTATTTAAATTGGACGGAGATTAATTGCATTAGCGACATGATCATTTAAGTTGTTTCAAGGGACTTTATAACGTCTGTGATTGTGTTGTCAGTTGTTTTCAAACTGTGAACATGTCACTTTACATTTCTTACTTTTAATAGATTTTGTAAAATGAGTATCATAACGGAGTATataacatttgtaaataattCTATATCAATCTTTGTCAATACATCTGATGATATTAATGGTGTTTGCATAAATGATATTTACTTATGATAAAGATTTACTAACTCTTaatgccacatttatttctgctttataatttaatattgtaacTAGACGTTCAGTGTTACCCTTCATTATAATTTCAATTATTGGCGCTCAAACCAAAACAGAAACTATCAGGAATACAAATAAAATCGATCATAATGTAAGTTAGTAGTGAATTTAATACACCATCAGCTTTTTAATTGAGAGGCTTTAACCGTGAGGGTTTCAATAGTATAATAGTGAACATATCCTTTACAACGGCGTTTTTAAGTTTGTGTATGTTTGAgaagttttatattatattatataacgcaattatttttatattcgtTTGTTGCTCAATAAGTAATCGAAGTAAggtttgattaaataataaaatatatgaatgtattttttaacatgatgTTAAGAAATACATGTCATATGTGTTACAAGTACCGGTATAACGTTTTACAACAaccttttaaaacatttaaagggaACATTATTACACAAAGTAGTGTTAAGTACATTCTTATCGTCGTGCCTTATTTGTATTTACATTCAAATAATTGGATACCTCTATCTACACATTATATCATAAAAATCGAAAATCGAACCCAATATATTTACAACTGATTAGACTTCAAAACTTACACCGCTGATCTAATTTATAATACACAATCACTCATGAAGGCGACACAAAAAAAATACTAGCGTTTTTATTGGTGGTTGTTTATACCCCTAAAGTGTGACAATTTTTGTCACAAAAATCACTTAATGGAAATTtgatttatcatcattattattggatatagtaaaattattatttataataaattattgagaACCTGAAGATCTCCAAGTGAAATAGATATGAGCGAATCAATCGACTATAAATACGTTACGTGCGACAACACATTATCATGATTTACTACTTCCAAAACTTTCGTTGTATTTTGGTCTAAATATATGAATGTATTTAGAGAGATAACTATTAACAAAATTTCGAGCCAAGGGACAATTAGACCATTAATAATTTACGAGCTGCATCAAGCGCATGTGTGACGGTGAACCTCAAGTGTGACATTGAACTTTGCCAAAAGGGCACAGAGCCTGCGCATGACACCATTGTTGTAACTTATATTAAAATTTGCATGATGAATTATGAAGTTACAAACTGTAGTTTTCCCATATTAACCACTTGACATTTagtaagtgtaaccttgaccttttagctTGGAAACAGGTGTACCAGCGACATGCTATCCATACATTGTTAACATTTGTGATAagttattttctaaaacaaatgTGTCATAACCTTATGTGATGACGTTAATGTTTTGGCTGTTTCAGAGGCTTGACGTTATAAGTCAAATTGTACGTTATTAATGCAAACAAGACATCTAGGAATATAATTGTTATGCAATGTACATAAATGGTATTGCATTGTAACAtacatcatttattataaattaataaatggtaaTGTAACAATTCGTATGAGAACGAACTAGTTCGGAGAATACGATCGTGATGATTGTTTCAGACTAAATGAAATTCTAATATCAAAGACTGTTCTCAAATTTTTAGTGGAAACAAGAACTTTATTTATATGGGGACATAAATAAGCTTTATCCCTTTGTCAATAATATGTTCGCGGGTCTTATATGTCCGCAGTACAAAGGTCTACTCGGTCACAAAGTTTATATCCCTGTGTATATGTCTAATACATTTTTCTAAATCATTTGCCACCCCGTGGTTTGAAACTGATAAAATAGAACATGTCATATGTCACATAACAATTATGTCAGGATaacaataatatcatttgttcaGTATAAAAGTAAGCCTTATTCACAAAACCATATGCATCCGACCAGATTTTGTTGTAAGTTCAACATCATAGTCATCATCAGCAATGTTGCCCTTCGTATGGTAATTATGGTCCTGGAAAATCGTGTGAAGATAAACCGCTATATTGTCCTTTACATCTTCCTTTTGCTCATACTTCGGCCTTTTACATTTGTTTTTAGAAGATCATTTAAATATAGCAAACATTGACAATCCTGAAACTCGATAAAGATACAATAAATCTTTTTTGTATCCAATTCTTTTGTAACAGAACACCATTAAAAAACGTGAAATGGGTAATAATGGGATAATCGACATTAAACGGTTTATACCTTTCAGGGATTTTTATTtctggaaaatatatttttttacttctgaaacaaaaattaattgGTCCGTGTTCTTTCGTCCAATCTGCGAAATGACTAATAAACATATGGCGCAtttcattatatataattttattatttaaattatgccTGGCTAAAGCATGTGCTCTCTTGTAAATGGATACATAATTTATCAAAAAGTTTTGTGGTCGTTAATTGTTAATAAATCATCTAGATTTAAAAATTACTCTACAAATATCAAagttttaaatatgaaaggaaaatAGTTGGATTTCATAATCCGAAAAAACGTCATATCGGAAGAAATTAGCACTCGTCAATTGTAAACCAATGATGTATTAATGtataagttaaataaatataccTGTATCTTTCTTCTACTTTGGATCTATGGTCAACTTTAACATACTACCAATTCCGTTTAATTTCAACAAAATAGCTGATGTAACCGTTTATATAGAAACAAAAGTAAAAGTGCTTGAGAGTGACTATTCTATTTAAAGCGCTTTATACACCtacaattttatgttttttgaTGGTTTGCACTATACCTGTTTATATCATCCCACGCTTCATTCTCCTTTGAATGGGCAACTTAAACTAACCACATGTTTAGTTTTGCCAAGTTCAGTGAGCATAACCAAGCGCAAAGAAGATCATCATTTTAACCCTCGTGTTCCATGTTTTAAGTGGCGCATTACCATACTACTGATACTATGAATATgaaccttgctctgtgaaaaagggattaaattgcagtacgcacaggcttatcagggtcgacatttttcgcttgtatggtattttttgtttacggaAAGTCTCTACTTAGCTTTGCAAAATTCCGGTTTacgcggaacgtgtcgtccctgattagcctgtgcggactgcacataccaATCTTGAACGACTCTTTCCTAGTGAGCATCAAGCGTTttgcgaacgttgctgcaacgtaaaatttaggtcgcaacgtcggcaaccataaatgaacgttgccacaacgttgcatacaaaacataaCCCGGACGTTtaatcaaacgttgcagtttagTTGTCACAATtttgtatatgaaagttttcccgacgtttttttttccaacgttgccgCAACGTTGTATtgaggttgcattcaaacgttgcagtttggttgtcacaatggtgtatatgaaagttttcccgacgttttttttccaacgttgctgcaacgttgtatttaggttgcattcaaacgttgcagctTGGTTGTCACagtggtgtatatgaaagttttcccgacgttttgtTCCAACTTTGCTGCAACGTTGTacttaggttgcattcaaacgtagtattatttaattctttttttaataatatataaataaaaactatttactgccaactgccctttcgagtattatcggcagatatgcacactgtcgattccgtttcctagaaagaacaaGTATTGT from Dreissena polymorpha isolate Duluth1 chromosome 10, UMN_Dpol_1.0, whole genome shotgun sequence encodes the following:
- the LOC127848981 gene encoding uncharacterized protein LOC127848981, producing MRSSDVCSDSEKISGEKICYDKISDDFRKIHVNPDHFNSFDDVMSAIRQQGVETCNVIFAIDYTLSNSTNGSKTFGGKSLHELSCVNPYQKVITAIGETIDPMRGENENIHAFGFGDNEVKDKHVFPLSPEPCSSFYDILCAYNTKTKHVKFGGPTSFVPVITEAIRIVKETGKYHILIIVADGEVTEERNSLQAIIEFSDYALSIVVIGVGDGPWELMKEWDDLENFNNKVAVKGLSARRFDNFQSVNYHKITHEANNTVVALALAALMEIPDQYKFIKENILVNI